AGACTGCAACCCAGCCGGCCACCTTCACGCTCGGTAACTACCTCAGCGCCTACACCAGCCCGGAGACCTTGCGCCTGCTGCTCAACTCGGTCACCTTCGCGGCCGGCACCTCGGTCCTGGCCTTCATCACCGGCACCGCCCTGGCCTGGATGAACGAGCGCACCAACACCCCGTTCAAGTCGCTGTTCTTCGCGCTCTCGATCATCCCGCTGATCATCCCCGGCATCCTGTTCACGGTCGCATGGATCCTGCTGGGCAGCCCGAAGATCGGCATCATCAACCTCCTGATCCAGAACTGGTTCAACACCGACTACGTGCTGTTCGACGTGTACTCGATGTGGGGCATGATCTGGGTCGAGGGCCTGCACTACTCGCCGATGGCCTTCCTGATCATGACCGCCGCCTTCCGCTCGATGGACCCGTCGCTGGAAGAATCGGCGATGATGAGCGGCGCCAGCATCCGCCAGATCGCCTGGCGCATCACGCTCAAGCTGACCTGGCCGGCGATCTTCGCGACCTTCCTGATCCTGTTCATCCGCGCGATCGAGTCGTTCGAAGTGCCGGCGCTGCTCGGCCTGCCGGTCGGGATCCAGGTGTTCACCTCGTCGATCTACCAGGCCATCCACCAGTATCCGAGCCAGGTCGGCCTGGCCTCGTCCTACGCCGTGACCCTGCTCCTGATCACCACCGTCGGCATCTACTTCCAGTCCAAGCTGTCCAGCCAGGGCAGCAAGTATTCGACCGTGACCGGCAAGGGCTTCCGCCCGCGCACCATGGACCTGGGCAAATGGCGCTACCTGACCGCCGCCATCTTCATCGTCTACTTCGCGCTGATCGTGGTGCTGCCGTTCCTGGTGCTGGTGTGGTCCTCGCTGCAGAAGTTCTATTCGGTGCCCTCGATGGAAGCGGTGCAGAACCTGTCCCTCGACGCCTACCGCTTCATGCTCGACTATCCGACGCTGGCCTCGTCGACCTGGAACAGCCTGGTGCTGGCCCTGGGCAGCGCCACCGTCATCATGTTGCTGACCTCGGTGATCTGCTGGATCGTGGTCAAGACCAAGCTGCCCGGCCGCTGGCTGCTGGACAACCTGGCCTCGCTGCCGATGGTGTTCCCGGGCCTGGTACTGGGCCTGGCGATCATGGTGTTCTACCTGAACGTCGACATCGGCATCTACGGCACCATGTGGATCCTGTTCATCGCCTACGTGACCCGCTTCCTGCCGTACGGCCTGCGCTACAACACCACCTCGATGCTGCAGATCCACAAGGAGCTCGAGGAATCGGCGGCGATGAGCGGCGCGTCCTGGGGCACCACCTTCTGGCGTATCGTGCTGCCGCTGCTCAAGCCGGGCCTGATGGCCGGCTGGATCTACATCGTGATCGTCTCGATCCGCGAACTGTCGTCGTCGATCCTGCTGTACAGCCCGGGCACTGAGGTAATCTCGATCCTGATCTGGGAACTGTGGGAGAACGGGCAATACGTCGAACTGTCGGCGCTCGGCGTGATGTTCATCATGATGCTGTTCGTGCTGGTCATGCTCGCCCAACTGCTGGGCAAGAAATTCGGCGTCAAGGAATAAACCGCGGCCGCATACGGACGGCAATCGGGAACACGGAACATCCCGGCCCCCGGCGGCCGGGGAACAAGCCAAAAACAGGAGACAGACATGCTTAGCGTTAAGAATCTTTGTAC
This portion of the Telluria beijingensis genome encodes:
- a CDS encoding ABC transporter permease; its protein translation is MEAVRTLSAEYVDKPSLWRRIDMKWLVIGICVLGVSYLALMPLFFLLWQSFFTPETATQPATFTLGNYLSAYTSPETLRLLLNSVTFAAGTSVLAFITGTALAWMNERTNTPFKSLFFALSIIPLIIPGILFTVAWILLGSPKIGIINLLIQNWFNTDYVLFDVYSMWGMIWVEGLHYSPMAFLIMTAAFRSMDPSLEESAMMSGASIRQIAWRITLKLTWPAIFATFLILFIRAIESFEVPALLGLPVGIQVFTSSIYQAIHQYPSQVGLASSYAVTLLLITTVGIYFQSKLSSQGSKYSTVTGKGFRPRTMDLGKWRYLTAAIFIVYFALIVVLPFLVLVWSSLQKFYSVPSMEAVQNLSLDAYRFMLDYPTLASSTWNSLVLALGSATVIMLLTSVICWIVVKTKLPGRWLLDNLASLPMVFPGLVLGLAIMVFYLNVDIGIYGTMWILFIAYVTRFLPYGLRYNTTSMLQIHKELEESAAMSGASWGTTFWRIVLPLLKPGLMAGWIYIVIVSIRELSSSILLYSPGTEVISILIWELWENGQYVELSALGVMFIMMLFVLVMLAQLLGKKFGVKE